Proteins co-encoded in one Streptomyces sp. NBC_00091 genomic window:
- a CDS encoding ABC transporter substrate-binding protein: MNDARSSLARRGFLIATGATALALTAACGTGATTPDAENAADGAPKQGGRLRAAFAGGGANETLDPHAANLFVDAARAKALFDKLADFGPDLAAVPRLAERWEPNDALDTWKITLRKAAFHDGRPVTAEDVLYSYRRIADPKGTFRAKASLEPIDLEASRAVDASTVEFKLKRPYAEFPNVLAAFGAYIVPKDATAFDKPVGSGPFSFVSFTPGKSLVVKRNEAYWEGAPHLDELEFVVAGEESARVSALLGGQVEYAHELNPATARAHEGKGKIDIVRLPGSAMQGFVMKTDRPPFNDPRVRQAFFLIADRKELVDGALSGAGEVGNDLFGKGYQYYPAGLPQRTQDLDKARALLKEAGAEGLKVTLDTAPAATGFVEAAGIFKEQAAKAGVTVEIKVGNKDTYWKDILNNGSFASYRSGAMPIESHISQRLLTGSTTNATKWQQKDFDDLYQQAQSTRDVTQRGALYERMQRRLYDEGGFLIWGFADWIIATTPKVHGVSKTAPANTLDWARFDKIWIA; encoded by the coding sequence ATGAACGACGCCCGCTCCAGCCTCGCCCGCAGAGGCTTCCTCATCGCCACGGGCGCCACCGCCCTCGCCCTCACCGCCGCCTGCGGCACCGGCGCCACAACCCCGGACGCCGAGAACGCCGCAGACGGAGCCCCCAAGCAGGGCGGCCGGCTGCGCGCCGCCTTCGCCGGTGGCGGCGCGAACGAGACCCTGGACCCGCACGCCGCCAACCTGTTCGTCGACGCCGCCCGCGCCAAGGCCCTCTTCGACAAGCTCGCCGACTTCGGCCCCGACCTCGCCGCCGTCCCCAGGCTCGCCGAGCGCTGGGAGCCCAACGACGCCCTCGACACCTGGAAGATCACCCTGCGCAAGGCCGCCTTCCACGACGGCCGCCCCGTCACCGCCGAGGACGTCCTCTACAGCTACCGCCGTATCGCCGACCCCAAGGGCACCTTCCGTGCCAAGGCCTCCCTGGAGCCGATCGACCTCGAGGCCAGCCGCGCCGTCGACGCCTCCACCGTCGAGTTCAAGCTCAAGCGCCCGTACGCCGAATTCCCCAACGTCCTCGCGGCCTTCGGCGCCTACATCGTCCCCAAGGACGCCACCGCCTTCGACAAGCCCGTCGGCTCCGGCCCGTTCAGCTTCGTTTCCTTCACTCCCGGCAAGTCCCTGGTCGTCAAGCGCAACGAGGCCTACTGGGAGGGTGCCCCGCACCTGGACGAGCTCGAATTCGTTGTCGCCGGCGAGGAATCGGCGCGTGTGAGCGCCCTGCTCGGCGGCCAGGTCGAGTACGCCCACGAGCTGAACCCGGCCACCGCCCGCGCCCACGAGGGCAAGGGCAAGATCGACATCGTCCGGCTCCCGGGCAGCGCGATGCAGGGCTTCGTCATGAAGACCGACCGCCCGCCCTTCAACGACCCTAGGGTCCGTCAGGCCTTCTTCCTCATCGCCGACCGCAAGGAACTCGTCGACGGGGCCCTCTCCGGCGCCGGCGAGGTCGGCAACGACCTCTTCGGCAAGGGCTACCAGTACTACCCCGCCGGCCTCCCGCAGCGCACCCAGGACCTCGACAAGGCCCGCGCCCTCCTCAAGGAGGCCGGCGCCGAGGGGCTCAAGGTCACCCTCGACACCGCCCCCGCCGCCACCGGCTTCGTGGAGGCCGCCGGCATCTTCAAGGAGCAGGCCGCCAAGGCCGGGGTCACCGTCGAGATCAAGGTGGGCAACAAGGACACCTACTGGAAGGACATCCTCAACAACGGCAGCTTCGCCTCCTACCGCTCGGGCGCCATGCCCATCGAGTCCCACATCTCGCAGCGCCTGCTCACCGGCTCCACCACCAACGCCACCAAGTGGCAGCAGAAGGACTTCGACGACCTGTACCAGCAGGCCCAGTCCACCCGCGACGTCACGCAGCGCGGCGCCCTCTACGAGCGGATGCAGCGCCGCCTGTACGACGAGGGCGGCTTCCTGATCTGGGGCTTCGCCGACTGGATCATCGCCACCACCCCCAA
- a CDS encoding MFS transporter: protein MRGFPLAVRLLLVNQLGVNTGFYLLIPYLATHLTDDLGLSAAVVGIVLGLRNLSQQGLFLIGGSAADRLGARGVIIAGCGLRTVGFGLFALGDSLPLLLAASILSGLAGALFNPAVRTYVAQEAGERKAEAFALFNVFATTGALLGPLLGTLLLLVDFRAAAVTAAGMFAVLTLAQLLVLPARKVPAPDTRLLGDWREVAGNRRFLAFSLAMIGMYGLQNQLYLLLPRAATDASGWGGSVGLLFLAGTVANLLFQLRITRALKARGSRGRWIATGLGVMGLAFLPPMLVAGTSAPHPLRLLPVLAGALLLHLGVMVAQPFVMELIPAFGRANLTGTFYGLFYAVSGVAAAAGSAAIGWSMDTAGHTGLTWLPYGCCLALGLVSAAAVGHLQRRRALPCDRAPDALPPRAPARPRSETR from the coding sequence ATGCGGGGCTTCCCGCTCGCCGTACGCCTCCTCCTGGTCAACCAGCTCGGCGTCAACACCGGCTTCTACCTGCTCATCCCGTACCTCGCCACCCACCTCACCGACGACCTGGGGCTCTCGGCCGCCGTCGTCGGCATCGTCCTCGGCCTGCGCAACCTCAGCCAACAGGGCCTGTTCCTGATCGGAGGCTCGGCCGCCGACCGGCTCGGCGCCCGAGGGGTGATCATCGCGGGCTGCGGGCTGCGCACGGTGGGATTCGGTCTGTTCGCCCTCGGCGACAGCCTGCCGCTGCTGCTCGCCGCTTCCATACTCAGCGGGCTCGCGGGGGCCCTGTTCAACCCCGCCGTGCGCACCTACGTCGCCCAGGAGGCCGGCGAGCGCAAGGCCGAGGCCTTCGCGCTGTTCAACGTCTTCGCCACCACCGGGGCCCTGCTCGGCCCACTGCTCGGCACCCTGCTGCTGCTCGTGGACTTCCGGGCCGCCGCCGTCACCGCGGCCGGGATGTTCGCCGTCCTCACCCTCGCACAGCTGCTGGTCCTGCCCGCCCGCAAGGTCCCGGCCCCCGACACCAGGCTGCTCGGCGACTGGCGCGAGGTGGCGGGCAACCGCCGCTTCCTCGCCTTCTCCCTCGCCATGATCGGCATGTACGGACTGCAGAACCAGCTGTACCTGCTGCTGCCCCGTGCGGCCACCGACGCCTCCGGCTGGGGCGGCTCGGTCGGCCTGCTGTTCCTCGCCGGGACCGTCGCCAACCTGCTGTTCCAGCTGCGCATCACCCGCGCCCTGAAAGCCCGGGGGAGCAGGGGGCGCTGGATCGCCACCGGCCTGGGCGTCATGGGCCTCGCATTCCTGCCCCCGATGCTCGTCGCGGGCACCTCCGCCCCGCACCCGCTGCGCCTTCTGCCGGTGCTCGCCGGAGCCCTGCTCCTGCACCTCGGGGTGATGGTCGCCCAGCCCTTCGTGATGGAGCTGATACCGGCCTTCGGCCGCGCGAACCTCACCGGCACGTTCTACGGCCTCTTCTACGCGGTCTCCGGAGTCGCGGCCGCGGCCGGCAGCGCGGCCATCGGCTGGTCCATGGACACCGCCGGCCACACCGGACTGACCTGGCTGCCCTACGGATGCTGTCTCGCCCTCGGCCTGGTCTCGGCAGCGGCCGTGGGACACCTCCAGCGAAGACGGGCCCTGCCCTGCGACCGGGCCCCGGACGCCCTGCCCCCTCGTGCCCCCGCACGCCCCCGAAGCGAGACCCGATGA
- a CDS encoding class I SAM-dependent methyltransferase, with product MTATTSGNLLTDHPELYEERFPDPERLAARWAEDVLARHGAGPRVLDVGCGTGRDAAWLHHHAGREVTGIDTSQAMLAHAGTHHPGPGYHLADMRDFDLGDATFDAIVCLDSALLYCHTNEDLTAFLARCRAHLTPGGLLVAEMRNGAFFLGNTELLDGPRTSTFAWRGTTYTSHTTLWIDHGAQLLRRRRIWTADDGCPQEEQRSAWRLLFPQELRYFLTTAGFEVLALHDGPGPRSEPPWSEGEAPHGTTSSDRLHLIARLKPHPSNGDTPA from the coding sequence ATGACAGCCACCACCAGCGGCAACCTGCTCACCGACCACCCCGAGCTCTACGAGGAGCGCTTCCCCGACCCCGAACGGCTCGCCGCCCGCTGGGCCGAGGACGTACTGGCCCGCCACGGGGCCGGCCCCCGCGTGCTCGACGTAGGCTGCGGCACCGGCCGGGACGCCGCCTGGCTGCACCACCACGCCGGCCGAGAGGTCACCGGCATCGACACCTCGCAGGCGATGCTGGCCCACGCGGGCACGCACCACCCCGGCCCCGGATACCACCTGGCCGACATGCGCGACTTCGACCTCGGCGACGCGACGTTCGACGCGATCGTCTGCCTGGACAGCGCGCTCCTCTACTGCCACACCAACGAGGACCTGACCGCCTTCCTCGCCCGCTGCCGCGCCCACCTCACCCCCGGCGGGCTGCTCGTCGCCGAAATGCGCAACGGCGCCTTCTTCCTCGGCAACACCGAACTCCTTGACGGCCCGCGCACCAGCACTTTCGCCTGGCGCGGCACCACGTACACCTCCCACACCACCCTGTGGATCGATCACGGCGCGCAACTCCTGCGCCGCCGGAGGATCTGGACCGCCGACGACGGCTGCCCGCAGGAGGAGCAGCGCTCCGCCTGGCGGCTGCTCTTCCCGCAGGAACTCCGGTACTTCCTCACCACCGCCGGCTTCGAGGTCCTCGCGCTGCATGACGGACCCGGCCCCCGCAGCGAACCGCCGTGGAGCGAGGGCGAGGCCCCGCACGGGACCACGAGTTCCGACCGCCTCCACCTCATCGCCCGGCTCAAGCCCCACCCCAGCAACGGAGACACCCCCGCATGA